The Bacteroidota bacterium genome contains a region encoding:
- a CDS encoding T9SS type A sorting domain-containing protein: MNRTIIRTFVLLALTILLGSWGWSGHKKINKKSTLSFPFEMNSFTVWADSLAAHASDADDRKYTDSTESPKHYIDIDDYSEFVGTGRIPSTLDSAIMIHGSYFVYNTGILPWATMVTFDSLKNAFIRHDWHKAMLFASDLGHYVADGHMPLHICANYDGQLTGQDGIHSRYESDMIWYYIGQISITGQAVHYVPDVNQYVFNYIYSNFQYVDTVLMADTYALALAGNDTSTVYYDALWAKTSNCTKILFQHAAVSLADLIYTAWYEAGSPINGSQLGIEGTEKKNTIINYAYPDASTNEIKFSMNLKAGTSYDVSLFDISGKKIGSTRFDASCDEKFASSINTGHLSGGIYYLNVRAEGQTESLKIPVL; encoded by the coding sequence ATGAACAGAACTATTATTCGCACTTTCGTCTTACTCGCACTCACTATTCTGCTTGGAAGCTGGGGTTGGAGTGGTCATAAAAAAATCAATAAAAAATCGACCTTGTCGTTTCCGTTTGAGATGAATTCTTTTACTGTTTGGGCCGATTCTCTTGCAGCTCATGCATCGGATGCCGATGACAGAAAATACACGGACAGTACTGAGTCGCCGAAACATTATATTGATATCGACGATTACTCGGAATTTGTTGGCACAGGCCGCATTCCTTCAACGCTTGATTCAGCCATTATGATACACGGAAGTTATTTTGTGTATAACACGGGTATTCTGCCCTGGGCAACGATGGTAACTTTTGACTCGCTGAAAAATGCTTTTATCCGTCACGACTGGCATAAAGCGATGCTGTTTGCTTCTGACCTTGGTCATTATGTTGCCGACGGTCACATGCCGCTGCATATATGCGCGAATTACGACGGGCAGCTCACGGGACAGGATGGAATACATTCGCGCTATGAATCGGATATGATTTGGTATTACATTGGCCAGATAAGTATCACAGGGCAAGCAGTACATTATGTGCCCGATGTGAACCAGTATGTCTTCAATTACATTTATAGTAATTTTCAGTATGTTGATACAGTGCTGATGGCTGATACGTATGCCTTAGCGCTTGCCGGCAACGATACATCCACTGTGTATTATGATGCATTATGGGCTAAAACCAGCAATTGCACAAAAATATTATTTCAGCACGCGGCGGTATCGTTGGCAGACCTGATTTATACTGCATGGTATGAAGCCGGAAGTCCGATTAACGGGAGCCAGCTGGGCATAGAGGGCACCGAAAAAAAAAATACGATAATTAATTATGCTTATCCTGATGCGTCAACCAATGAAATTAAATTTAGCATGAACCTCAAGGCAGGCACGTCTTATGATGTTTCGTTGTTTGATATTTCCGGGAAGAAAATAGGGAGCACAAGGTTTGACGCTTCATGCGATGAAAAATTCGCATCATCAATAAATACAGGACATTTAAGTGGCGGTATTTATTATCTCAACGTTCGTGCTGAAGGACAAACTGAAAGTTTGAAAATACCTGTATTATAA
- a CDS encoding PKD domain-containing protein encodes MNFLKVLPFALLMTIASAAFSQGTAINSTGAAPDASAGLDVDFSNRGMLAPRLTDAQRNAIVNPAEGLFIFNLTSGCFNYYHGGAWFQWCGNCIPPASPVAGSNSPVCSGNAVNLTASSVPGASYSWTGPNGFTSTAQNPAIANAQTAASGVYSVSVVLGGCPSAPSTVNVTVNQTPVSSFSASPSQGSINQDVTFTPTVTGAVYLWKFQSGNPSTSTVQNPLVQWSSTGTFNVSLVVTANGCTSDTTHSTITISTCAHSSQTFSYTGSIVTWTVPTNICSPATIEVKGGEGGQNFFNDRITGKGAIIKGDFVLTGGQQLRIIVGQQGLTGVSNPYGAGSGGGASAVSVVGSSTPLIVAGGGGGCGGRQSTYYDGGPAQTGNNGGSAYPGGPSVGGTSGNGGNGGIGHQHCGAAGGGWYTAGGNTISDATCGSALNGTAAGGIGGSYGNTGGFGSGGGSNIAGGGGGGYSGGAGGDQTSGWNEWGGGGGGSFNTGTNQSNTVGNTGNGVVTITW; translated from the coding sequence ATGAACTTTCTGAAGGTCTTACCATTTGCGCTTTTAATGACAATAGCAAGCGCAGCTTTTTCTCAAGGAACTGCCATAAACAGCACCGGTGCAGCACCCGACGCTTCTGCCGGACTGGATGTAGATTTCAGTAACCGTGGTATGCTGGCTCCACGTCTTACCGATGCTCAGCGAAACGCGATTGTAAATCCCGCAGAGGGTTTATTTATTTTTAATCTCACTTCCGGATGTTTCAATTATTACCATGGGGGTGCCTGGTTTCAATGGTGTGGCAATTGTATTCCTCCGGCATCTCCTGTTGCGGGCAGCAACAGCCCTGTATGTTCCGGAAATGCCGTAAATCTGACGGCATCTTCAGTTCCCGGAGCATCCTATTCATGGACCGGACCAAACGGCTTTACGTCTACCGCTCAAAACCCTGCTATAGCCAATGCACAAACGGCAGCATCGGGCGTGTATTCCGTTTCTGTTGTGCTTGGCGGATGCCCGAGCGCGCCGTCTACCGTAAATGTTACCGTAAACCAAACTCCGGTTTCAAGTTTCAGTGCATCGCCGAGTCAGGGCAGCATCAATCAGGACGTAACCTTCACACCAACGGTCACAGGAGCGGTTTATCTATGGAAATTCCAGAGCGGAAATCCCTCCACAAGTACGGTGCAGAACCCCTTAGTACAATGGTCATCAACCGGAACGTTTAACGTAAGCCTGGTTGTTACGGCCAATGGCTGCACTTCAGATACGACACATTCCACCATTACAATCAGCACGTGCGCTCACAGCAGCCAGACGTTTTCGTATACCGGCAGCATTGTAACATGGACAGTTCCCACGAATATTTGTTCTCCTGCCACCATTGAAGTTAAAGGCGGCGAAGGCGGACAAAACTTTTTTAACGACCGTATTACCGGCAAAGGCGCGATTATTAAAGGTGATTTTGTTCTTACCGGAGGTCAGCAATTGCGGATAATTGTAGGTCAGCAAGGGCTCACAGGTGTGAGCAATCCTTACGGAGCAGGCTCCGGCGGCGGCGCATCAGCTGTATCTGTGGTAGGCAGCAGCACGCCGCTTATAGTTGCAGGCGGCGGCGGCGGTTGCGGCGGAAGGCAAAGCACCTATTACGACGGCGGTCCGGCACAAACCGGGAATAACGGCGGAAGCGCGTATCCGGGCGGACCATCTGTTGGCGGAACAAGCGGTAATGGCGGTAATGGCGGTATCGGTCATCAGCATTGCGGCGCAGCAGGTGGCGGATGGTACACTGCCGGTGGCAATACTATTTCTGATGCTACATGCGGCAGTGCGCTCAACGGAACCGCGGCAGGCGGTATTGGCGGCTCTTACGGCAACACAGGCGGTTTCGGCAGCGGCGGCGGCAGCAATATTGCAGGTGGCGGCGGCGGTGGTTACTCAGGTGGTGCCGGCGGCGACCAGACCTCGGGCTGGAATGAATGGGGCGGCGGCGGCGGCGGCTCATTCAACACAGGTACCAACCAATCGAATACGGTAGGCAACACCGGAAATGGTGTAGTAACGATAACGTGGTAG
- the sppA gene encoding signal peptide peptidase SppA has protein sequence MKQFFKFMFASMVGYLLVCIICGLFFFIMVASVASLSSKQVIQIKDKSILTLKLDQPIYERAPSNPFQNFDFGSMKSMNNPGLDDILKSLKKAASDDRIKGIYLDITNIPSGIATIEEIRNALLEFKKSGKFIYAYSEGYSQGAYYLATAADKIFMNPEGFIIFKGLSAQMMFFKGTLEKLEVQAQVIRHGKFKSAIEPFIMDKMSDANREQVEKYVGSIWDYMVTNMAKERKLTSAKLKVIADSLLVQTGADALKYKMVDGLKYKDEMQAELRKDLGIGDNDKINFVSIAKYKNAKGTRVENKLKKEKIAVVYAVGQIQSGEGDDQTIGSDRISEAIRAARTDKSVKAIVLRVNSPGGSALASEIIWREVELARKEKPVVVSMGDVAASGGYYIACAANKIIADPNTITGSIGVFGLIPNMEKFFKNKLGITFDGVNTNEHSDFMSTARPMDEYETKVLQNEIEHIYQIFIKHVADGRKMTTAQVDSIGQGRVWSGVDAKRIGLIDDFGGIDKAIEVAAGLANITDYKLVNYPKQKDPFTQIIEQMTGEGGDAMIKKELGENYVYYQYLKNMSKVSGVQARLPFDLIIY, from the coding sequence ATGAAACAGTTTTTTAAATTTATGTTTGCATCCATGGTGGGATACCTCCTGGTTTGCATCATCTGCGGACTATTCTTTTTTATAATGGTTGCTTCTGTGGCATCATTATCGTCAAAGCAGGTTATTCAGATTAAAGATAAATCGATTCTAACACTTAAACTCGATCAGCCTATTTATGAAAGGGCTCCGTCAAATCCGTTCCAGAATTTTGATTTCGGAAGTATGAAATCAATGAATAATCCCGGGCTCGACGACATTCTCAAAAGCCTTAAAAAAGCTGCCAGCGACGATCGTATCAAAGGCATTTATCTTGATATAACAAACATTCCTTCGGGCATTGCTACGATTGAAGAAATACGGAATGCCCTGCTCGAATTCAAAAAATCGGGGAAATTTATTTATGCTTACAGCGAAGGCTATTCGCAAGGAGCATATTATCTGGCAACTGCTGCCGATAAAATTTTCATGAATCCCGAAGGCTTCATTATTTTCAAAGGATTGTCGGCACAAATGATGTTTTTCAAAGGCACGCTTGAGAAACTTGAAGTGCAGGCACAGGTAATTCGTCATGGTAAATTCAAAAGTGCCATAGAGCCGTTCATCATGGATAAAATGAGCGATGCAAACCGTGAGCAGGTGGAAAAATATGTTGGATCTATCTGGGATTATATGGTTACCAATATGGCAAAAGAACGCAAACTGACTTCCGCAAAGCTGAAAGTAATTGCCGACAGCCTGCTGGTACAAACCGGCGCCGATGCCTTAAAATATAAAATGGTGGACGGGCTCAAATATAAAGATGAAATGCAGGCAGAACTTCGCAAAGACCTTGGCATTGGTGATAATGACAAGATTAATTTTGTGAGCATTGCAAAATATAAAAATGCAAAAGGCACCAGAGTCGAAAACAAACTTAAGAAAGAAAAAATAGCGGTTGTATATGCTGTAGGTCAGATACAGAGCGGTGAAGGCGATGATCAGACTATTGGCTCCGACCGCATATCGGAAGCAATTCGTGCTGCACGTACCGATAAATCGGTTAAAGCAATTGTACTTCGCGTGAACTCTCCGGGGGGCAGCGCTCTGGCATCGGAAATTATCTGGCGCGAAGTGGAACTGGCACGTAAAGAAAAACCGGTGGTTGTTTCTATGGGCGATGTGGCTGCATCAGGCGGATATTATATTGCTTGCGCGGCGAATAAAATCATTGCCGACCCCAACACAATTACCGGTTCTATCGGTGTTTTCGGACTTATCCCGAATATGGAGAAATTCTTTAAAAACAAACTCGGGATTACATTCGATGGCGTAAATACCAATGAGCATTCTGATTTTATGTCGACCGCACGTCCTATGGATGAATATGAAACCAAAGTTTTGCAGAATGAGATAGAGCATATTTATCAGATATTTATCAAGCATGTGGCCGATGGACGTAAAATGACCACAGCCCAGGTTGACAGCATTGGTCAGGGCCGCGTTTGGAGTGGTGTGGATGCAAAACGCATCGGGCTCATCGACGATTTTGGTGGAATTGACAAGGCGATTGAAGTGGCTGCAGGTCTTGCAAACATTACCGATTATAAGCTCGTAAATTATCCCAAGCAAAAAGATCCGTTTACCCAGATTATTGAACAAATGACCGGTGAAGGCGGTGATGCAATGATTAAAAAGGAACTGGGTGAGAATTATGTGTATTACCAGTATCTGAAAAATATGTCGAAAGTAAGCGGTGTTCAGGCACGGCTGCCATTTGATTTAATCATCTATTAA
- a CDS encoding heavy-metal-associated domain-containing protein, translating into MKRTAIKLIILPLLLLFCTSIMAQTATKEAKIKTGFHCPNGKANIETEIVKEPGVKTVVADLDTKIVTIVYDVDKTNQDKLVAAIEKLGYRTEYTPAGTTIKSACTHNPEQAPKE; encoded by the coding sequence ATGAAAAGAACCGCAATTAAATTAATTATACTTCCGTTATTACTGCTTTTTTGTACCTCAATAATGGCGCAAACTGCAACCAAGGAAGCTAAAATAAAAACCGGTTTTCATTGTCCCAACGGCAAGGCAAATATTGAAACGGAAATAGTGAAAGAACCCGGTGTGAAAACTGTTGTTGCCGACCTTGATACGAAGATAGTAACCATTGTTTATGACGTCGACAAAACAAATCAGGATAAGCTGGTTGCTGCTATTGAAAAATTAGGCTACCGCACTGAATATACACCTGCCGGAACAACGATTAAAAGTGCCTGTACGCATAATCCTGAACAGGCCCCCAAGGAATAA
- a CDS encoding polyphosphate polymerase domain-containing protein, with product MEKIAVLQKKFEPISLKEMDYVQLMNRVDSKYIANFSSLHLLLEGAWNHGYRILEIEGNRTFNYLTTYYDTPDYKFYYDHHNARSNRIKVRTRAYLNTEQYFIEIKIKNNKGKTAKKRKEIISAGLGLDEKDYKYINKVSEGEYNDLEPKLSSEFSRFTLVNIENKERVTFDFGITFSYNEEKVPLKSLLIIEIKQESASARDNFTEMLRRERIPITNFSKYCIGVVLLHKDVKYNNFKSKVLKINRICNGCLTLKHNQ from the coding sequence ATGGAAAAGATTGCCGTTTTACAGAAAAAATTTGAGCCTATTTCTTTAAAAGAAATGGACTATGTTCAATTGATGAACAGAGTAGATTCCAAGTATATTGCAAATTTCAGCAGCTTACACTTATTGCTTGAAGGCGCATGGAATCATGGTTATCGTATTCTCGAAATTGAAGGGAATCGCACGTTCAACTATCTCACCACGTATTACGACACCCCCGATTATAAATTTTATTACGATCATCATAACGCACGTTCAAACCGCATAAAAGTGAGAACCCGTGCATATCTCAACACAGAACAATATTTTATTGAAATAAAAATAAAAAACAATAAAGGCAAGACTGCCAAGAAAAGAAAAGAAATAATTTCAGCCGGTCTTGGCCTGGACGAAAAAGACTATAAATACATTAATAAAGTATCGGAGGGAGAATATAATGACCTCGAACCGAAACTTTCCAGTGAGTTTTCTCGTTTCACCCTTGTTAATATCGAGAATAAGGAGCGCGTGACTTTTGACTTCGGAATAACATTTTCATACAACGAAGAAAAAGTGCCGTTGAAATCGCTGCTTATAATTGAGATTAAACAGGAAAGTGCCAGTGCCCGTGATAACTTCACGGAAATGCTGAGGCGGGAACGGATACCCATCACGAATTTCAGCAAGTACTGCATCGGTGTTGTCCTGTTGCACAAAGATGTGAAGTATAATAATTTCAAATCAAAAGTTTTAAAAATAAACAGGATTTGCAATGGCTGTCTTACTCTTAAACACAATCAATGA
- a CDS encoding glycine-rich protein, whose product MRKIITTAAFILFLFQGWVFGQGTSINTTGAPADPSAMIDVSSLDKGALLPRMTDAQRNAITNPAEGLLIFNTTTKCFNVFKTGAWFELCGNCLTPPTPVIGSNSPVCAGDTLKLTASTIPNATFQWTGPNGFSSTLQNPKLPNSTSAEAGIYSLTASVSGCNSAATSVFVSVNLLPVSTFTYLPNPIPLNQNITFSPATSGAAYSWTFQSGTPATSTVQNPVVQWTSTGTYSVSLTVTQNGCSSSTTSTVTPTNCTNLHGTQTFSYTGGVQTFTVPTCVSLVTIEVWGGRGGNSIQNGVAPNWDHYGGLGGYAKGDLAVTAGQVLNIYAGGQGGDAPSDVYITPICVRAGWNGGGCATENRDGAGGGASDVRVGGTTLNDRVIVGGAGGGADQSQGNGGAGGYPSGTNGFGDPSGYGYGGTQTAGGQQGTYQGGATPGTFGIGGNGGTTYAPGGGGGWYGGGGGTDVGGGGGGSSYIGGVTNTSTQNGIWSGDGKVVITW is encoded by the coding sequence ATGCGAAAAATAATTACTACTGCGGCATTCATTCTGTTCCTTTTCCAGGGATGGGTTTTTGGACAGGGAACTTCTATTAATACTACCGGCGCTCCGGCCGATCCTTCAGCTATGATTGATGTGAGCAGCCTTGATAAAGGAGCATTGCTGCCACGCATGACAGATGCTCAACGCAATGCCATCACAAACCCTGCGGAAGGCTTACTTATTTTCAACACGACCACAAAATGTTTCAATGTTTTTAAAACAGGTGCATGGTTTGAACTGTGCGGCAACTGCCTCACACCACCCACACCCGTAATAGGAAGTAACAGCCCGGTTTGTGCAGGCGATACGCTCAAACTTACGGCATCCACCATTCCAAATGCCACGTTTCAATGGACAGGTCCCAACGGATTTTCATCCACACTTCAAAATCCTAAATTACCAAATTCCACTTCAGCAGAAGCAGGTATTTATTCACTCACAGCAAGTGTTAGCGGTTGCAACAGCGCAGCAACCTCTGTATTCGTAAGCGTTAATTTGCTGCCTGTTTCGACATTTACATATTTACCAAACCCTATTCCGCTTAATCAAAATATTACCTTTTCGCCTGCGACTTCCGGAGCCGCTTATAGCTGGACATTTCAGAGCGGAACCCCTGCTACCAGTACCGTTCAGAATCCGGTTGTACAATGGACTTCTACCGGTACATACAGTGTTAGCTTAACGGTTACTCAGAACGGTTGTTCATCATCGACAACAAGCACTGTTACACCCACAAACTGCACCAACCTTCACGGAACGCAGACATTCAGTTATACCGGCGGTGTTCAGACATTCACAGTTCCAACCTGCGTTTCACTTGTGACTATTGAGGTTTGGGGTGGTCGTGGTGGTAATTCAATTCAGAATGGTGTTGCACCCAACTGGGATCATTATGGTGGATTAGGAGGCTATGCTAAAGGCGACCTTGCCGTAACTGCCGGACAGGTATTGAATATTTACGCAGGAGGTCAGGGTGGCGATGCCCCGAGCGACGTCTATATCACTCCTATTTGCGTTCGCGCCGGATGGAATGGTGGCGGCTGCGCAACAGAGAATCGTGACGGTGCCGGTGGTGGCGCCAGCGATGTTCGCGTTGGCGGAACAACATTAAACGACCGGGTTATTGTTGGCGGAGCCGGCGGCGGCGCCGACCAATCGCAGGGCAATGGTGGTGCAGGCGGTTATCCAAGCGGAACCAATGGTTTCGGCGATCCTTCAGGATACGGATATGGAGGTACACAAACAGCCGGCGGTCAACAGGGAACGTATCAGGGCGGTGCAACTCCGGGCACATTCGGTATCGGAGGCAATGGCGGAACAACGTACGCTCCCGGCGGCGGCGGCGGCTGGTATGGCGGCGGCGGCGGTACCGATGTTGGTGGCGGTGGCGGTGGCTCTTCCTATATTGGAGGCGTTACAAATACATCTACCCAAAACGGTATCTGGTCAGGAGATGGCAAAGTTGTTATTACCTGGTAA
- a CDS encoding GNAT family N-acetyltransferase: protein MVTVVEIDINKVASRVEVFYIRTQVFIFEQGVDPSLEYDEFDDNAHHYLALENETSVGAARWRYTDEGIKLERFAVLAAFRNCGVGAAILKKVMEDVRPLSKKIYLHAQIKAVPFYERYGFVKEGDEFTEAGMKHFAMVWKDQTGF, encoded by the coding sequence ATGGTAACCGTTGTAGAAATCGATATTAATAAAGTAGCATCGCGTGTTGAAGTATTTTATATCCGCACGCAGGTTTTTATTTTTGAGCAGGGCGTTGATCCATCGTTAGAGTACGATGAATTTGACGACAATGCACATCATTATCTTGCCCTTGAAAACGAAACATCTGTTGGTGCTGCCCGATGGAGATACACAGATGAAGGTATAAAGCTTGAACGATTTGCTGTTTTGGCAGCGTTCAGAAATTGTGGTGTTGGTGCCGCCATTCTAAAGAAGGTAATGGAAGATGTAAGACCACTCTCTAAAAAAATATACCTGCACGCACAAATAAAGGCTGTGCCTTTTTATGAAAGGTATGGTTTCGTTAAAGAAGGGGATGAATTTACAGAAGCCGGAATGAAACACTTTGCCATGGTATGGAAAGACCAAACCGGATTCTGA
- the folK gene encoding 2-amino-4-hydroxy-6-hydroxymethyldihydropteridine diphosphokinase encodes MACTYLLLGSNLGNSLNILKKAIEMISREAGAPKAFSSVYETAPWGDVSGNNFYNCVVLIDTKLEPQALLEVLLRIESELGRVRIENKPEPRTIDIDILLYNDVVINEHGLQVPHPKMHLRRFTLEPMAEVAPGVIHPVIGKSMMQLTEECSDTLQVTKIFDNNIFRN; translated from the coding sequence ATGGCATGTACTTACCTATTATTAGGCAGTAATCTTGGCAACAGCCTGAATATCTTGAAGAAGGCAATCGAAATGATAAGCCGGGAAGCAGGAGCGCCAAAAGCATTTTCATCAGTTTACGAAACAGCTCCCTGGGGCGATGTATCAGGAAACAATTTTTATAATTGCGTTGTTTTAATTGATACAAAACTGGAACCGCAGGCGTTGCTCGAAGTACTGCTCCGTATAGAATCAGAATTAGGGCGCGTCCGTATAGAAAACAAGCCGGAGCCGAGGACGATAGATATTGACATACTGCTTTACAACGATGTGGTAATAAACGAACATGGGCTGCAGGTACCACATCCGAAGATGCATTTACGGCGGTTCACGCTTGAACCTATGGCTGAAGTGGCTCCCGGAGTGATTCATCCCGTAATCGGGAAAAGTATGATGCAATTAACAGAAGAATGCAGCGACACATTGCAGGTGACAAAAATTTTTGACAACAACATATTCCGGAATTAA
- a CDS encoding phosphoribosyltransferase family protein, giving the protein MKGANLFYDLFAVFFPRTCAACETTLLKHERVICSYCEFNLPRTGFHLEEENAVSAAFWGRAIINRAAAFYYFNKGNKVQTMIHKLKYKGRKDVGMRIGEIYGKELAKAPSFSSADLIIPVPLHPKRQRKRGYNQSECFANGLALSMNAKVNTTALIRTVASQTQTKKSRMSRWDNVSEIFEVKRPEELAGKNILLVDDVMTTGATLEACAMRILTVPGTKICIATIACAIK; this is encoded by the coding sequence ATGAAGGGAGCAAACCTTTTCTACGACCTTTTTGCCGTTTTTTTTCCGAGAACCTGCGCAGCCTGCGAAACAACGCTGCTTAAGCACGAACGCGTTATCTGCAGCTATTGCGAATTCAATCTTCCGCGCACCGGTTTTCATCTTGAAGAAGAAAACGCCGTAAGCGCTGCCTTCTGGGGCAGAGCAATCATTAACCGCGCTGCGGCATTTTATTATTTCAACAAAGGCAACAAAGTACAAACGATGATTCATAAACTTAAGTATAAAGGTCGAAAAGATGTTGGAATGCGCATAGGAGAAATCTATGGAAAAGAGCTGGCTAAAGCCCCTTCATTTTCTTCTGCCGACCTGATTATTCCGGTACCATTACATCCAAAACGCCAGCGAAAAAGAGGATACAACCAAAGTGAGTGTTTTGCAAACGGGCTGGCACTGTCAATGAACGCCAAAGTAAATACTACCGCGCTTATCAGAACCGTTGCGTCACAAACACAGACAAAAAAATCGAGGATGAGCCGTTGGGACAACGTAAGCGAAATATTTGAAGTGAAAAGACCGGAAGAATTAGCAGGAAAAAATATTTTATTAGTCGACGATGTAATGACGACCGGCGCCACCCTCGAAGCCTGTGCAATGCGGATTCTTACCGTTCCCGGAACTAAAATCTGTATTGCAACCATAGCATGTGCTATAAAATAA
- a CDS encoding DUF4956 domain-containing protein, producing the protein MAVLLLNTINDVTFLGINLINVEDFADLVIRFFFNTLVCFILIRLLYYKRSRRKDYLFTYFLITTIVFLLCCLLGNVKLQLGFALGLFAVFGILRYRTNPIPIKEMTYLFVLIGISVINALANKKISVAELFFTNFALVFITWGLEFVWLSRTESRKLVIYEKIENIKPENRTRLIEDLQIRLGVKINRVDVGRVDLMKDAAQVIVYYVKADNLPNLADDLYGGGGDDDD; encoded by the coding sequence ATGGCTGTCTTACTCTTAAACACAATCAATGATGTAACCTTTCTTGGGATAAACCTGATTAATGTTGAGGATTTCGCGGATCTTGTGATCCGCTTTTTCTTTAATACGCTGGTCTGTTTTATTCTTATCAGGCTTTTATATTATAAAAGAAGCCGTCGCAAAGATTACCTGTTCACGTATTTTCTGATAACAACCATTGTATTTCTATTGTGCTGCTTACTCGGAAACGTGAAGCTGCAGCTTGGATTTGCACTCGGATTATTTGCCGTTTTCGGAATTTTGCGCTATCGCACCAATCCTATTCCCATCAAGGAAATGACTTACCTGTTTGTACTCATAGGCATTTCGGTTATTAATGCCCTTGCAAACAAAAAAATCAGTGTTGCGGAATTGTTTTTTACCAATTTTGCGCTTGTATTTATTACCTGGGGACTGGAATTTGTATGGCTTTCAAGAACAGAATCGCGTAAGCTGGTTATTTACGAAAAGATTGAAAATATAAAACCCGAAAACAGGACACGCCTGATAGAAGACCTTCAAATCAGACTTGGCGTGAAAATAAACCGCGTGGATGTTGGTCGTGTTGACCTTATGAAAGACGCGGCACAGGTAATTGTTTATTACGTAAAAGCAGACAACTTGCCCAACCTTGCCGACGATTTGTACGGCGGAGGCGGCGATGATGATGACTGA
- a CDS encoding deoxynucleoside kinase: MTYNYIAIEGNIGAGKTSLATRISQDFNARLILEQFEDNAFLPKFYRDPQKYAFPLELSFLSSRYQQLKEQLSQGDLFKSFTVSDYFIYKSLIFARKTLQDDELSLYTRLYFIINSVLPRPDLLVYLYVSVKRLKCNIVKRGRSYEQDIESEYLSKIQDGYFEFINQQQDLRVLIIDVNEIDFVKNPDDYKLIVDTIMQEYSVGVHRISLKGSNSSTSEECSAQKCGEQYTAQK; the protein is encoded by the coding sequence ATGACATACAATTACATTGCAATAGAAGGAAATATTGGCGCAGGCAAAACATCGCTGGCAACAAGAATATCACAGGATTTCAACGCCCGGCTTATACTTGAGCAGTTTGAGGATAACGCCTTTCTGCCAAAGTTTTATCGCGACCCCCAGAAGTATGCTTTTCCACTTGAACTTTCATTTCTTTCATCACGCTATCAGCAGCTCAAAGAGCAATTATCGCAAGGCGATCTTTTTAAAAGTTTTACTGTTTCCGATTATTTCATTTATAAATCGCTGATTTTTGCCCGCAAAACATTGCAGGATGACGAACTGAGCCTTTACACGCGTTTATATTTCATCATCAATTCGGTACTTCCACGGCCCGACTTACTGGTGTATCTTTATGTAAGTGTGAAGCGCTTAAAATGCAACATTGTAAAGCGTGGTCGCAGCTATGAACAGGATATCGAAAGCGAATACTTATCGAAAATTCAGGATGGTTATTTTGAATTCATCAATCAGCAGCAGGATTTGCGTGTGCTTATTATAGATGTGAATGAAATTGATTTCGTAAAAAACCCCGACGATTATAAACTCATTGTCGATACCATAATGCAGGAGTATTCGGTTGGGGTTCACCGCATCTCGCTCAAAGGCTCTAACAGCAGCACTTCCGAAGAATGCAGCGCCCAAAAATGCGGTGAACAGTATACTGCACAAAAATAA